The Citrifermentans bemidjiense Bem genome window below encodes:
- a CDS encoding thiolase family protein, producing the protein MTQQFKPREVYVASSFMAPVGRYNGREREALSFLEMAEKAGEVFAGSRLKRSDINAVVVGCQNPVAFSGVDNTAAKIAGVLGISGAKSVLIDTASSSGASALEYAYLQIASGRCDHVLAIGIQKMSDVPTGQATRIVAGVIDKDEAEFGLSMPACGALVARSLIERLKLSIDEWTAFSALLTQRAHRYAARNPEAHLGFEIPLEEYYRQIVTGKNYRYWWPLRYHDFCPMSDGVAAVLLSATPHEVIVSGVGSATDIPTIADRPYFHSFPATVRAAAEAYAMAGIKKIADFAGKIHVNMHDPFNGFGPINMVDLGFVHRRRIVEALLNDELTGEQGAFPTNITGGLKGRGHPLGATGMIQIVENHRLITSGRFQMGLAHSIGGPINNNVVTLLERSSHYRQRSRPVLTPWGLPPLGRMKPKQMNVGELLKASGEVQGRFVAATTRFDFKTGDPEGIIIIVSCLVNGTRYSFLFGVGGEHYRQVVQLRSGDQVRLEQGEEGILVNRIPVRKFYQRSMSGVLEFAGSGWKKLTGGS; encoded by the coding sequence GTGACGCAACAATTCAAGCCTCGGGAGGTCTATGTCGCCTCCTCTTTCATGGCTCCGGTCGGGCGCTATAACGGGCGCGAACGCGAAGCCCTGAGCTTTTTGGAGATGGCCGAAAAGGCAGGAGAGGTTTTCGCCGGCAGTCGGCTCAAGCGTTCCGACATAAACGCCGTCGTCGTCGGCTGCCAGAACCCGGTTGCCTTCTCGGGGGTCGACAACACTGCGGCCAAGATCGCCGGCGTCCTCGGGATCTCCGGCGCCAAATCGGTCTTGATCGACACCGCCTCCTCCTCGGGCGCCTCGGCTCTCGAATACGCCTACCTGCAGATCGCCTCCGGCCGCTGCGACCACGTCCTCGCCATCGGGATACAGAAGATGAGCGACGTCCCCACCGGGCAGGCCACCCGCATCGTCGCCGGCGTGATCGACAAGGACGAGGCGGAGTTCGGGCTCTCCATGCCGGCCTGCGGGGCTCTCGTGGCGCGCTCCCTGATAGAGCGGCTGAAGCTTTCCATCGACGAGTGGACCGCCTTCTCCGCCCTTTTGACCCAGCGGGCGCACCGCTATGCCGCGCGCAACCCCGAGGCGCATCTGGGCTTCGAGATCCCGCTGGAGGAGTATTACCGCCAGATCGTTACCGGCAAGAATTACCGCTACTGGTGGCCTTTGCGCTACCACGACTTCTGCCCCATGTCCGACGGGGTCGCCGCCGTGCTCCTCTCGGCGACGCCGCACGAGGTGATCGTCTCCGGGGTGGGGAGCGCCACCGACATCCCCACCATCGCCGACCGCCCCTACTTCCACAGCTTCCCCGCCACCGTGCGCGCCGCGGCCGAGGCCTATGCCATGGCCGGGATCAAGAAGATCGCCGACTTCGCCGGTAAGATCCACGTGAACATGCACGATCCGTTCAACGGCTTCGGGCCGATCAACATGGTGGACCTGGGGTTCGTGCACCGGCGCCGGATCGTGGAAGCGCTTTTGAACGACGAGCTTACCGGCGAGCAGGGAGCCTTTCCGACCAACATAACCGGCGGGCTGAAGGGGCGCGGCCATCCGCTAGGCGCCACCGGCATGATCCAGATCGTCGAGAACCACCGGCTCATTACCTCCGGCCGCTTTCAGATGGGTCTCGCCCACTCCATCGGCGGGCCGATCAACAACAACGTGGTGACGCTCCTGGAGCGGAGCAGCCATTACCGGCAGCGCTCCCGCCCAGTACTCACCCCTTGGGGGCTCCCGCCGCTTGGGCGCATGAAGCCCAAGCAGATGAACGTCGGCGAGCTCTTGAAAGCCTCGGGGGAGGTGCAGGGACGTTTCGTCGCCGCCACCACCCGCTTCGATTTCAAGACCGGCGACCCGGAGGGAATCATCATCATCGTTTCCTGCCTGGTGAACGGGACCCGCTACTCCTTCCTCTTCGGGGTCGGTGGGGAGCACTACCGGCAGGTGGTGCAGCTCAGGTCTGGGGACCAGGTGAGACTGGAGCAAGGCGAAGAAGGGATACTGGTAAACCGGATCCCGGTCAGGAAGTTCTACCAAAGGAGCATGAGCGGCGTGCTGGAGTTCGCCGGAAGCGGCTGGAAGAAGCTCACCGGGGGGAGCTAG
- a CDS encoding flavodoxin family protein: MTRKAKVVAIVGSYRKGGMIDQVVDEILAAAAREGGEVEKLYLLDTQIEFCTNCRLCTQEREGARGICPIADQMARVLELVEGADAVVLASPMNFGTVTALMKRFIERLACYVYWPWGTAAPKPRSKERPRRAVLVASSAAPAFMARFLTPIVKVLRRAAELLGGRTVGVLLVGLAALEERQGPGSRTLARARLLGKKLVS, from the coding sequence ATGACTCGCAAGGCGAAAGTAGTTGCCATAGTCGGAAGTTACCGCAAGGGGGGAATGATCGATCAGGTGGTGGACGAAATCCTCGCAGCGGCTGCCAGGGAAGGGGGCGAGGTCGAGAAGCTTTACCTGTTGGACACGCAGATAGAGTTCTGCACCAACTGCCGGCTCTGCACCCAGGAAAGAGAAGGCGCGCGCGGCATCTGCCCCATCGCCGATCAGATGGCCAGGGTGCTGGAACTGGTCGAGGGGGCGGACGCAGTGGTGCTCGCCTCCCCGATGAACTTCGGCACCGTCACCGCGCTCATGAAACGCTTCATCGAGCGCCTGGCCTGCTATGTCTACTGGCCCTGGGGGACGGCTGCACCGAAACCCCGCAGCAAAGAGAGGCCGCGGCGCGCGGTGCTCGTCGCTTCCAGCGCGGCGCCCGCTTTCATGGCGCGGTTTCTGACCCCGATCGTGAAGGTGCTGCGTCGGGCTGCGGAACTTCTGGGGGGTAGGACGGTGGGGGTGCTCCTGGTCGGGCTCGCGGCTCTCGAGGAACGCCAGGGACCTGGGTCAAGGACACTGGCGCGGGCGCGTCTTTTGGGGAAAAAGCTGGTGTCGTAA
- a CDS encoding LexA family protein has product MPSTEYHAETGVRIKKARLALGLTQKEFAASLGIVQGFLSGIETGRKRPSDTLLIALSHTFGINAQWLSDGSGESFKNQPGAEQPNVSRAPLLEMIPDSFPDDPGAISRYISVPDLPEGCYAIVCYGDFMSPTIRDGDVVIFRPESEQKKSGDIIIVHNRWGEPILRRYRVKDDEIYLAPDNPAYAPFQPDDGTRTIGIVVDVWRKVII; this is encoded by the coding sequence ATGCCGTCCACCGAATACCATGCAGAAACAGGGGTGAGGATCAAGAAGGCAAGGCTAGCGCTGGGGCTCACCCAGAAGGAATTCGCCGCCTCCCTGGGGATCGTCCAAGGGTTTCTCAGCGGCATCGAGACCGGCAGGAAGCGCCCTTCCGACACGCTGCTGATCGCCCTCTCGCACACCTTCGGCATCAACGCCCAGTGGCTGAGCGACGGAAGCGGAGAGAGCTTCAAAAACCAGCCCGGAGCCGAACAGCCCAATGTCAGCCGCGCCCCGCTTCTGGAGATGATACCGGACAGCTTCCCCGACGACCCCGGCGCCATCAGCCGCTACATCTCCGTCCCCGACCTCCCCGAGGGGTGCTACGCCATCGTCTGCTACGGCGATTTCATGTCTCCCACCATCCGTGACGGCGACGTGGTGATCTTCAGGCCGGAGAGCGAACAGAAGAAAAGCGGGGACATCATCATCGTCCACAACCGCTGGGGGGAACCGATCCTGCGCAGGTACCGCGTCAAGGACGACGAGATCTACCTTGCTCCCGACAACCCCGCTTATGCTCCCTTTCAGCCCGACGACGGCACCCGCACCATCGGCATCGTGGTGGATGTCTGGCGCAAGGTCATCATCTAA
- the def gene encoding peptide deformylase, protein MIRTILTYPDPELKKRSLPVTVITDKTRELARDMAETMYDAPGVGLAAPQIGVHQRIIVIDVSGKDETPELIVAINPEIVHAEGEAFEEEGCLSVPKFSANVRRHARIVVKALNLEGEEVTFRADDLLSIAFQHEIDHLDGVLFIDHLSPLKKGIFRKRYQRALDEAKELNR, encoded by the coding sequence ATGATACGAACAATACTCACCTATCCGGACCCTGAGCTGAAGAAGCGCTCACTGCCGGTTACCGTTATCACCGACAAGACCCGCGAGTTGGCTCGCGACATGGCCGAGACCATGTACGACGCCCCCGGAGTGGGGCTTGCCGCCCCCCAGATAGGGGTGCACCAGCGCATCATCGTCATCGACGTCTCCGGCAAGGACGAGACGCCCGAGCTGATCGTGGCCATCAACCCCGAGATCGTCCACGCCGAGGGGGAGGCGTTCGAGGAGGAAGGGTGCCTGTCGGTCCCCAAGTTCTCCGCCAACGTGCGCCGGCACGCCCGCATCGTGGTGAAGGCGCTCAACCTGGAGGGCGAGGAAGTGACCTTCCGCGCCGACGACCTCTTGTCCATCGCTTTCCAACACGAGATCGACCACCTGGACGGCGTGCTCTTCATCGACCATCTTTCCCCGCTCAAGAAAGGGATCTTCCGCAAGCGATACCAGCGCGCCTTGGACGAAGCAAAGGAGCTTAACCGATGA
- the fmt gene encoding methionyl-tRNA formyltransferase, translated as MTGMRIVFMGTPEFACPTLRTLIERGEKVVAVVTQPDRPKGRGQQTLPPPVKVVAEQHGIPVLQPVKVRLPESIEEIRGLNPDLIVVIAFGQILPKALLDIPKYGCINVHASLLPRYRGAAPLNWCIINGENETGVTTMMMDVGLDTGDMLLKRSTPIGADEDTQSLHDRMSQLGAELLAETLDRLARGELVPEKQDDALTCYAPMMKKEDGLIDWSRDAQAIKNQVRGMTPWPGAYSFLDDKLLKVFRVQTASGSGAPGEILSCGRDGIEVACGTGSLVIAELQLEGKKRLPAGDFLAGYKLQPGGLLGKKDASVGV; from the coding sequence ATGACCGGTATGCGCATCGTCTTCATGGGGACCCCCGAATTCGCCTGCCCCACCTTGCGCACGCTGATCGAGCGCGGCGAAAAGGTGGTGGCCGTGGTCACCCAGCCCGACCGCCCCAAGGGGCGCGGGCAGCAGACCCTCCCCCCGCCGGTGAAGGTCGTCGCCGAGCAGCACGGGATACCGGTGCTGCAGCCGGTTAAGGTGCGGCTTCCCGAGTCGATCGAAGAGATCCGGGGACTTAACCCCGACCTCATCGTGGTGATAGCTTTCGGGCAGATCCTGCCCAAGGCGCTGCTCGACATCCCCAAGTACGGCTGCATCAACGTGCACGCCTCGCTTTTGCCGCGCTACCGCGGCGCCGCGCCCTTGAACTGGTGCATCATCAACGGCGAGAACGAGACCGGGGTCACCACCATGATGATGGACGTGGGGCTCGATACCGGCGACATGCTCCTGAAGCGCTCCACCCCCATCGGCGCCGACGAAGATACCCAGAGCCTGCACGACCGGATGTCGCAGCTTGGGGCGGAGCTCCTCGCCGAGACGCTGGACCGGCTGGCCCGGGGCGAACTGGTCCCGGAGAAGCAGGACGACGCGCTCACCTGCTACGCCCCGATGATGAAAAAAGAGGACGGTCTCATCGACTGGAGCCGGGATGCGCAGGCCATCAAGAACCAGGTCCGCGGCATGACCCCCTGGCCGGGCGCCTACAGCTTCCTGGACGACAAGCTTTTGAAGGTCTTCCGCGTTCAGACCGCTTCCGGGAGCGGCGCGCCGGGCGAGATCCTCTCCTGCGGCCGTGACGGCATCGAGGTCGCCTGCGGCACGGGTAGCCTGGTGATCGCGGAACTGCAGCTCGAAGGCAAGAAGCGCCTGCCGGCGGGGGACTTCCTCGCAGGGTACAAACTCCAGCCGGGCGGCCTGCTCGGAAAGAAGGATGCTTCCGTTGGGGTATAA
- a CDS encoding DUF116 domain-containing protein, which yields MGYKGPYQGPPRKRLFVALMGVTCLLVVGLIYLGWWIPTMGLTNIHPGLPRIVGMVFAVLSGMAVLGTLLLVLTTALGKDILGTKFMRGVVIKFLLPLIEQIGSLCGISKDTIRQSFVAMNNSLVISQRLKVKPDRILILLPHCLQLSQCEIKVTGDITKCLRCGRCDIMGLAELAQKYQVEISVATGGTLARKVIIEKRPKLVLAVACERDLTSGIKDCYPLPVIGVLNDRPYGPCIDTRVDVNKIEAALRSVLV from the coding sequence TTGGGGTATAAGGGGCCATATCAGGGGCCTCCCCGGAAGCGCCTCTTCGTGGCACTGATGGGGGTGACCTGCCTCCTGGTGGTGGGGCTCATCTACCTTGGGTGGTGGATCCCGACCATGGGGCTCACCAACATCCATCCCGGCTTGCCGCGCATAGTGGGCATGGTATTCGCCGTCCTCTCCGGCATGGCGGTCCTAGGAACCCTTCTTTTGGTGCTCACCACGGCGCTCGGGAAGGACATCCTCGGCACCAAGTTCATGCGTGGAGTGGTGATCAAGTTCCTGCTGCCGCTCATCGAGCAGATCGGCAGCCTCTGCGGCATCTCCAAGGACACCATCCGCCAGTCCTTCGTCGCCATGAACAACTCCCTGGTCATCTCGCAACGCCTCAAGGTCAAGCCCGACCGAATCCTGATCCTGCTCCCGCACTGCCTGCAGCTCTCCCAATGCGAGATCAAGGTCACCGGCGACATCACCAAGTGCCTGCGTTGCGGCAGGTGCGACATCATGGGGCTCGCCGAACTGGCGCAGAAATACCAGGTGGAGATCTCCGTCGCCACAGGCGGCACCCTGGCCCGCAAGGTCATCATCGAAAAGCGTCCCAAGCTGGTACTGGCCGTCGCCTGCGAGCGCGACCTCACCTCCGGCATCAAGGACTGTTACCCCCTCCCGGTGATCGGGGTCCTGAACGATCGCCCCTACGGCCCCTGCATCGACACGCGGGTCGACGTGAACAAGATAGAAGCCGCTCTACGCAGCGTCTTGGTGTAA
- a CDS encoding polysaccharide deacetylase family protein — protein MSRSPLAKIPAFSLFLALFLFFCAAQAQAAQITEYRVIREPVSDRSGKRLLAVRSFKCDGVPRLLAVDPETLASYDLPADSPKRSGDAGADAFRATRLARALNKYNSPPYRLQNGGAVHAETQVQGLFLTVDLCPSKRPFERELFEATAALGHGRAVPVAVMISGVWLSTHPQELSYLKEAIASGKLAVTWVNHSYHHHYDPKVPLAENFLLAPGTDPMQEVLQAEELLLSQGLVPSPFFRFPGLVSDGAWMQRLKELSLIPIGSDAWLAKGEAPRPGSFILVHGNGNEPKGVKLLLPILKEKAPRLLPLAAAFGAKAEPISPPPLTGGGRGVGELATQRK, from the coding sequence ATGAGCAGATCCCCCCTGGCGAAAATCCCCGCCTTTTCTCTTTTTCTGGCGCTTTTTCTGTTTTTTTGCGCCGCACAGGCGCAGGCCGCGCAGATAACGGAATATCGCGTCATCCGGGAGCCGGTAAGCGACCGCTCCGGCAAACGGCTCCTCGCGGTCCGCAGTTTCAAATGCGACGGCGTGCCGCGCCTGCTCGCCGTCGACCCGGAAACGCTTGCGAGCTACGATCTCCCGGCCGACTCGCCGAAAAGAAGCGGCGACGCCGGCGCTGACGCTTTCCGCGCCACCAGGCTCGCCCGCGCGCTCAATAAGTACAACTCCCCGCCATACCGGCTGCAAAACGGCGGGGCAGTCCACGCCGAGACGCAGGTTCAGGGGCTTTTCCTCACCGTCGACCTCTGCCCCTCCAAGCGCCCCTTCGAGCGGGAGCTCTTCGAGGCGACCGCAGCGCTAGGCCATGGCCGCGCCGTCCCGGTGGCCGTAATGATCTCCGGAGTGTGGCTGTCCACTCATCCGCAGGAACTCTCCTACCTGAAAGAGGCGATAGCCTCGGGGAAACTGGCCGTGACCTGGGTGAACCATTCGTACCACCACCATTACGACCCCAAGGTCCCCCTGGCGGAGAACTTCCTGCTCGCTCCGGGGACCGACCCGATGCAGGAGGTGCTTCAGGCAGAAGAGCTGCTGCTCTCCCAAGGGCTGGTCCCTTCCCCGTTTTTCCGCTTCCCGGGGCTTGTCTCCGACGGAGCCTGGATGCAGCGGCTCAAGGAACTCTCGCTGATCCCCATCGGGAGCGACGCCTGGCTTGCCAAGGGAGAGGCGCCGCGCCCGGGAAGCTTCATCCTGGTGCACGGCAACGGCAACGAGCCAAAAGGGGTGAAGCTGCTCTTGCCGATCTTGAAGGAAAAGGCGCCGCGCCTTTTGCCGCTTGCCGCCGCCTTCGGCGCCAAGGCGGAACCCATCTCTCCCCCTCCCTTGACGGGAGGGGGCAGGGGGGTGGGTGAACTTGCCACGCAGCGCAAATAG
- a CDS encoding NlpC/P60 family protein has product MKTMFLALLALPIFSPAAHAADSPRYAVAVAATPVLNTPDFARTFSGKVKLDPCKGVRPVEFVAFPGTLFRIEGEQEKDGVKVYRVTSNDYPYPTKTGLFVDARFVETVEGTPRERQRTLPETAEIRKRLLSAVGRPYVWGGNFKEGVPLLRTLYPQGDPLYGVDCTGLLYEATDGYTPRNSSYLTRYGKGVKVAGLSAAEIAKKLEPLDLVVYKGHVMMVVDEDSIIQSVMGCGGGKKGVVLSSREETLKKLMRTREPADRYPKGAAGVKSFVVRRWLR; this is encoded by the coding sequence ATGAAGACGATGTTCCTCGCGCTCTTGGCGCTTCCCATATTCTCTCCCGCAGCCCATGCCGCAGATTCCCCCCGCTACGCCGTCGCCGTCGCAGCCACCCCGGTCTTAAACACCCCCGACTTCGCCAGGACCTTCAGCGGCAAGGTGAAGCTCGACCCTTGCAAAGGGGTGCGCCCCGTCGAGTTCGTTGCCTTTCCCGGCACCCTGTTCCGGATCGAGGGGGAGCAGGAAAAGGACGGCGTCAAGGTGTACCGGGTCACCAGCAACGACTACCCGTACCCGACCAAGACCGGCCTCTTCGTGGACGCGCGCTTCGTGGAGACGGTGGAGGGAACGCCCCGCGAGCGGCAACGGACCCTTCCCGAGACGGCCGAGATAAGGAAAAGGCTCCTCTCGGCGGTGGGGAGACCCTACGTCTGGGGGGGTAACTTCAAGGAGGGGGTGCCGCTTTTGAGGACGCTCTATCCGCAGGGGGACCCGCTTTACGGGGTGGATTGCACCGGGCTTCTCTACGAGGCGACCGACGGCTATACCCCGAGGAACAGCTCGTACCTCACCCGCTACGGAAAAGGGGTGAAGGTGGCGGGGCTCTCCGCGGCGGAAATCGCCAAGAAGCTGGAGCCGTTGGACCTCGTGGTCTACAAGGGGCACGTGATGATGGTTGTGGACGAGGATTCGATCATCCAGAGCGTGATGGGGTGCGGCGGCGGGAAAAAAGGGGTGGTGCTTTCCTCCAGGGAGGAGACCCTGAAGAAACTGATGCGGACCAGGGAGCCGGCGGACCGGTATCCGAAGGGGGCTGCCGGGGTGAAGAGCTTCGTGGTGCGCCGCTGGCTTCGCTAG
- a CDS encoding HD-GYP domain-containing protein translates to MAAEILFVDDNKLVLQALSDLLRSHGIAPLAASDAEEALELFKKHEIAVVVSDNQMPGMSGLEFLRELRNVSPDTVKVLISSHVDLPTALAAINSSEVYRCMMKPWKDEEIVEVVQEGLRRYRTIHDIRREDEAVLRSLAQTIELKDPSTKGHCDRVAVYALLVAEAMGIAKEMQRQIKYGSWLHDCGKIGVSEFILNGPGKLSEDEFETMKMHTDWGVDVAEKADLSQVARNIIHYHHEKYDGSGYPCGLMGEEIPIEARIVSVADVYDALTSDRSYRKAYTFEKARQMVREMAGTALDPAVVEVFLAVVPDGPLPSSEEFPECDSHRAGGKKPLNLVLPAATC, encoded by the coding sequence ATGGCGGCAGAGATACTCTTTGTGGACGACAACAAACTGGTACTCCAGGCGCTGAGCGACCTACTGAGGTCGCACGGCATCGCCCCCCTCGCCGCCAGCGACGCGGAAGAGGCCCTGGAACTCTTCAAAAAGCACGAGATAGCGGTGGTGGTCTCGGACAACCAGATGCCGGGGATGTCGGGGCTGGAGTTCCTGCGCGAGCTCAGGAACGTCTCGCCGGACACCGTGAAGGTACTCATCTCCTCCCACGTCGACCTCCCGACGGCGCTTGCCGCCATCAACAGTTCCGAGGTCTACCGCTGTATGATGAAACCGTGGAAGGACGAGGAGATCGTCGAGGTGGTGCAGGAGGGGTTGAGGCGCTACCGCACCATTCATGACATACGGCGCGAGGACGAGGCGGTGCTCCGTTCCCTGGCGCAGACCATTGAGCTCAAGGACCCGAGCACCAAGGGGCACTGCGACCGTGTCGCGGTCTACGCGCTTTTGGTCGCCGAGGCGATGGGGATAGCGAAGGAGATGCAGCGGCAGATCAAGTACGGAAGCTGGCTGCACGACTGCGGCAAGATCGGGGTTTCGGAGTTCATACTGAACGGTCCGGGCAAGTTGAGCGAGGACGAGTTCGAGACCATGAAGATGCACACCGACTGGGGGGTGGACGTGGCGGAAAAAGCCGACCTGTCCCAGGTGGCGCGGAACATCATCCACTACCATCACGAGAAGTACGACGGCAGCGGCTACCCCTGCGGGCTCATGGGGGAGGAGATTCCCATCGAAGCGCGCATCGTTTCGGTGGCCGACGTCTACGACGCCCTCACCTCGGACCGGTCCTACCGCAAGGCATATACCTTCGAGAAGGCGCGCCAGATGGTGCGCGAGATGGCGGGCACGGCGCTGGACCCGGCGGTGGTCGAGGTGTTCCTGGCCGTGGTCCCCGACGGGCCGCTACCGTCGAGCGAGGAGTTCCCGGAGTGCGACTCCCACCGAGCGGGCGGGAAGAAGCCCCTCAACCTGGTGCTTCCGGCCGCTACCTGCTGA